One window from the genome of Dehalococcoidia bacterium encodes:
- a CDS encoding ATP-binding protein yields the protein MANIGLVTIATVLVALTVFILRANPQSAVNRWFSTFTFLSAIWTIAIALLHWKPSEYVLRLAFASASLAPAAFLTFLRSYPFPMNRPSPHIFRVSLAGGLAFAILSTFTPLIASSPAISEIGLVRQTGPLYPSFAAYVVLVCGLNILVLLDRLRITSGIARLQLQYLAVGITLSLSGALVSNLALPLLTGDSVHTYLGPYFLTPFVLLTAHSIIRHRLLDLRLVVHRGLTIAIASALSLIPVGLFLLLFRPLTTGPGWTESLGFLTALVAVTLLVPPTRDLAGHLLDRYLYRSRLGFAETVGQVSRTLRRVFQLRPLAMVIAPPIRSATGAEGVLVFVRDEDGLLRAIGSCLDPASPMRPADQLPPAVDDALRHSERLIVDDDHSQVDLPGEVRTFLHTHRIVVLQAVVFEDSVIGAIAVGPKLSGDPFYANDLSLLTTLANQAGIAIKNAQLYTEVIRANEYLTNVLATIESGVISINAAGRVLMLNRAAEELTGLPAETVVGRPMAEVLPPVLERPLRVARDTGERHTEPELALPAGETTRPVICTTSPVRDPAGEIIGAVSVFSDLTLLKELEAQRRRAERLAYFEVLAAGLAHEIKNPLVAIKAFTQLVPRRSRDDAFIEEFSRVVSREIGRMERVVDRLRVLSRPGARPRRRLDVRRPLRDALEFLGPVFEQKQLTLTVQLPVEPALTVGDEAELEQLFINLLMNAREATPSGGTVAVTLAEEAGLVRVAVADTGPGIPPALLSQVFEPFFTTKARGSGLGLAISSAIAESHGARIWAANRDEGGAVFTVELPAPPPVEAPRPSMNPAA from the coding sequence ATGGCGAATATCGGCCTGGTGACCATCGCTACAGTGCTTGTCGCCCTCACCGTTTTCATACTACGCGCCAATCCCCAAAGCGCCGTCAATCGTTGGTTCTCAACGTTCACGTTTCTCTCAGCAATCTGGACGATTGCCATCGCGCTCCTGCACTGGAAGCCGAGCGAGTATGTGTTGAGGTTGGCGTTTGCAAGCGCGAGCCTAGCCCCGGCTGCGTTTCTGACTTTCCTCCGTTCATATCCGTTTCCGATGAACCGGCCGTCGCCACATATATTCCGTGTCTCGCTTGCCGGCGGGTTGGCCTTCGCCATTCTCTCCACATTCACCCCGCTCATAGCGTCAAGCCCGGCGATATCTGAGATCGGGCTGGTCCGGCAAACAGGGCCGCTTTATCCCTCCTTCGCTGCCTACGTGGTCCTTGTCTGCGGCCTGAACATTCTGGTTCTACTGGACCGACTCAGAATCACAAGTGGAATTGCACGCCTCCAGTTGCAGTACCTTGCCGTCGGTATAACGTTGAGCTTGTCGGGCGCCCTCGTGTCCAATCTGGCACTCCCTCTCCTGACAGGGGACTCTGTTCACACCTACCTCGGCCCCTATTTCCTCACCCCCTTCGTCTTGCTGACCGCCCACAGCATCATCCGGCACCGCCTGCTCGACCTGCGTTTGGTCGTGCACCGTGGACTCACCATCGCCATCGCCAGCGCGCTCTCCCTGATCCCGGTCGGGCTGTTCCTGCTGCTGTTCCGGCCGCTGACGACCGGCCCTGGCTGGACGGAGTCGCTCGGCTTCCTGACCGCCCTGGTGGCCGTCACCCTCCTGGTTCCGCCGACCCGAGACCTCGCCGGACACCTTCTCGATCGGTACCTTTACCGATCGCGTCTCGGCTTCGCCGAGACAGTGGGCCAGGTCAGCCGGACGCTGCGGCGGGTGTTCCAGCTACGCCCGCTGGCCATGGTCATCGCGCCGCCGATCCGATCGGCCACCGGCGCCGAGGGTGTTCTCGTGTTCGTCCGCGACGAAGACGGCCTCCTGCGCGCGATCGGGTCCTGTCTGGATCCGGCCTCGCCGATGCGGCCCGCGGACCAGCTGCCGCCCGCCGTCGACGATGCCTTGAGACATTCAGAGCGACTCATCGTGGACGATGACCACTCCCAGGTCGATCTCCCGGGCGAGGTCCGCACCTTCCTCCACACGCACCGGATCGTCGTCCTCCAGGCGGTCGTGTTCGAGGACTCGGTGATCGGGGCGATCGCGGTCGGCCCCAAGCTCTCCGGCGATCCCTTCTACGCCAACGACCTGAGCCTGCTGACCACTCTGGCCAATCAGGCCGGGATCGCGATCAAGAACGCGCAGCTCTACACCGAGGTCATCCGGGCCAACGAGTACCTCACCAACGTCCTGGCCACGATCGAGAGCGGCGTGATCTCCATCAACGCCGCCGGTCGGGTGCTCATGCTCAACCGCGCGGCCGAGGAGCTGACCGGGCTGCCGGCCGAAACCGTGGTGGGCCGCCCGATGGCGGAGGTGCTGCCCCCGGTGCTCGAGCGGCCGCTCCGGGTCGCCCGGGATACGGGCGAGCGCCACACCGAGCCCGAGCTGGCGCTGCCGGCGGGGGAGACGACCCGGCCGGTGATCTGCACGACGTCGCCGGTGCGCGATCCGGCCGGGGAGATCATCGGCGCCGTCTCGGTGTTCAGCGACCTCACCCTGCTCAAGGAACTGGAGGCCCAGCGCCGTCGGGCCGAGCGGCTGGCGTACTTCGAGGTCCTGGCTGCCGGCTTGGCGCATGAGATCAAGAACCCGCTGGTGGCGATCAAGGCCTTCACGCAGCTGGTGCCGCGGCGGTCGCGCGATGACGCGTTCATCGAGGAGTTCTCCCGGGTTGTCTCCCGGGAGATCGGCCGCATGGAGCGCGTGGTGGATCGCCTGCGGGTGCTGTCTCGCCCGGGCGCCCGGCCGCGCCGTCGCCTGGACGTGCGGAGGCCGCTGCGGGACGCGCTGGAGTTCCTCGGGCCCGTGTTCGAGCAGAAGCAGCTGACCTTGACCGTCCAACTTCCGGTTGAGCCGGCGCTGACCGTGGGCGACGAGGCCGAGCTGGAGCAGCTCTTCATCAACCTGCTGATGAACGCCCGCGAGGCGACGCCGAGCGGCGGCACGGTGGCCGTCACGCTGGCGGAGGAGGCCGGACTGGTGCGGGTGGCGGTCGCCGATACCGGCCCCGGGATCCCGCCGGCTCTGCTGAGCCAGGTGTTCGAGCCCTTCTTCACGACCAAGGCACGCGGCTCGGGACTGGGCCTCGCGATCTCCTCCGCCATCGCCGAGAGCCACGGCGCCCGCATCTGGGCCGCCAACCGGGACGAGGGCGGCGCGGTGTTCACGGTCGAGTTGCCGGCGCCGCCGCCCGTGGAAGCTCCGCGGCCTTCGATGAACCCGGCGGCATGA